A genomic window from Fusarium falciforme chromosome 2, complete sequence includes:
- a CDS encoding MFS domain-containing protein — protein MFSWDKFLSAKPSLDVPSLETVDLNDKEMEKRIVRKQDLRIMPWICVTYLLNYLDRVNLGNARTLNNDTPEDNIVAQLDLTGQKYNIAVALFFVPYVLMEFPSNILLKYFSPSKWISRIMVSWGIVTICTAAVSTYAGLLIVRIFLGLAEAGFFPGVMMYLCFWYKPEERATRMAIFASSVAVAGAFGGLLATGISFLNGKAGLAGWQWLFVLEGIPAVIVGVMVWFWLPDYPQTVSWLSPEERAFAVKRLGPYAPSMGDKHWDSKVAKETVMEPFFWLFAIQYFFMTNSLNAFGYFAPSIVASLGFKGYNAQLLTVPPNVFALFIIIGNCLHSDRTKERSKHVIGGLAFVATGYLLLAVVTNWRVRYFAVFIIACTNAAVLPFVAHRTATVRGSTATALATGGMIAIANTGGISAPFLFPSSTSPMYAMGNWTVFAFLIVAVFMTGYVWYVFGSHSGYRTGTADEGGNLEVLDAGDQDPNQVMNEALAVEKKKEQIKDIDMA, from the exons ATGTTTAGCTGGGACAAGTTTCTCTCTGCGAAGCCGTCTCTGGACGTTCCAAGTCTGGAGACGGTGGATCTCAAtgacaaggagatggagaagaggatCGTCAGGAAGCAAGATCTCCGTATCATGCCCTGGATCTGCGTCACCTACCTGCTGA ACTACCTCGATCGAGTCAACCTGGGCAACGCACGCACACTCAACAATGACACCCCCGAGGACAACATCGTGGCCCAGCTCGACCTCACCGGCCAAAAGTACAACATCGCCGTggccctcttcttcgtccCCTACGTCCTGATGGAGTTCCCCAGCAACATCCTCCTCAAGTACTTTTCGCCCAGCAAGTGGATCTCCAGAATCATGGTTTCGTGGGGCATCGTCACTATCTGCACCGCTGCCGTTTCGACATATGCCGGTTTGCTGATTGTGAGGATCTTTCTCGGTCTCGCCGAGGCTGGTTTCTTTCCTGG TGTCATGATGTACCTTTGCTTTTGGTACAAGCCAGAGGAGCGAGCGACTAGAATGGCCATCTTTGCTTCCAGTGTCGCAGTAGCCGGTGCTTTTGGAGGCTTGCTGGCTACTGGTATCTCTTTTCTCAACGGCAAAGCCGGTTTGGCCGGTTGGCAGTG GCTGTTTGTCCTGGAGGGCATTCCCGCTGTTATTGTTGGTGTCATGGTGTGGTTCTGGCTCCCCGATT ACCCCCAGACTGTCTCATGGCTCTCCCCCGAGGAGAGAGCATTCGCCGTGAAGCGCCTTGGCCCCTACGCGCCCTCGATGGGCGACAAGCACTGGGACAGCAAGGTCGCCAAGGAGACCGTCATGGAGCCCTTCTTCTGGCTCTTCGCCATTCAGTACTTCTTCATGACCAACTCGCTCAATGCTTTCGGATACTTTGCTCCCTCAATCGTCGCCTCGCTCGGTTTCAAAGGATACAACGCCCAGCTCCTGACAGTTCCTCCCAACGTCTTTgctctcttcatcatcattggcAACTGTCTTCACAGTGACAGGACCAAGGAGCGCTCGAAGCATGTTATTGGTGGCTTGGCCTTTGTGGCTACTGGATATCTTCTGCTCGCTGTTGTCACCAACTGGCGTGTCCGCTACTTTgccgtcttcatcattgCCTGCACCAACGCAGCTGTTCTGCCTTTTGTTGCT CACCGAACGGCCACCGTCCGAGGCTCAACCGCGACAGCCCTGGCCACTGGAGGCATGATCGCCATTGCAAACACCGGCGGTATCTCTGCGCCCTTCCTGTTCCCCAGCAGCACCTCTCCCATGTACGCTATGGGCAACTGGACAGTCTTTGCCTTCCTCATCGTGGCAGTCTTTATGACTGGATACGTCTGGTACGTCTTTGGCAGCCACAGCGGTTACCGAACTGGAACGGCAGATGAGGGAGGCAACCTCGAGGTTCTGGACGCGGGCGATCAGGACCCCAACCAGGTCATGAACGAGGCGCTTGCggtggaaaagaagaaggagcagaTCAAGGATATTGACATGGCTTGA
- a CDS encoding F-box domain-containing protein: MTSFHRLPTEIICRVLECCTNRAIASTAATSHHLYDIAIPLLYKRQAKQGNHDITFWAAENGRIGTLKHIAEYMTVRVVAAEEWTHRVYDTSGDFDPQTDAVTGWYWTPLHVAAEHGQVDAVEFLLDHGADIDAQSLTQRDLGLGIGIDSYSIDFQDRGIFELPPPVSFSPLVAAIHCRQNDVAELLLRRGASIEIRETASKRPCGTTALHVAVITGNVEAIRMIIEGGHAGPNDPDADGYPPLLWAARYLGVNDDASAASMQPLLDLGADINYIAPSDFYLGSRHSLVTILTKRWKPYTAEALIALGATPLSDQESREIDRVAVTHF, translated from the coding sequence ATGACTTCATTTCATCGTCTACCCACCGAGATAATCTGTCGCGTCTTAGAGTGCTGCACAAACCGAGCAATAGCCAGCACCGCAGCGACATCGCACCACCTCTATGACATCGCCATACCGCTACTCTACAAGCGACAGGCAAAGCAGGGAAACCACGACATTACCTTCTGGGCTGCTGAGAATGGCCGTATCGGAACTCTGAAGCACATCGCCGAGTACATGACGGTCCGCGTCGTCGCCGCTGAGGAGTGGACGCACCGGGTATACGACACATCGGGCGACTTTGATCCCCAGACGGATGCCGTGACCGGATGGTACTGGACGCCGCTACATGTCGCTGCGGAACATGGACAAGTCGATGCTGTCGAGTTCCTGCTGGACCACGGCGCTGATATCGATGCCCAGTCCTTGACACAGCGAGACCTCGGCCTTGGGATCGGTATAGATTCCTACAGCATTGATTTCCAAGACCGTGGAATATTCGAGTTGCCGCCTCCCGTATCGTTCTCGCCTCTTGTTGCAGCCATTCATTGCCGGCAGAACGATGTGGCCGAGCTGCTCCTCCGTCGCGGCGCCTCGATAGAGATCCGCGAGACGGCTAGTAAACGGCCCTGCGGCACCACGGCGCTGCATGTTGCCGTCATAACCGGAAACGTGGAGGCCATCAGGATGATCATAGAGGGAGGACACGCAGGGCCAAACGATCCAGACGCTGATGGATACCCACCGTTGCTCTGGGCGGCCCGATACTTGGGCGTAAACGACGACGCCTCGGCTGCTTCTATGCAACCGCTGCTTGACCTCGGCGCCGATATCAATTACATCGCCCCCAGCGACTTCTACCTGGGATCCCGTCACTCGCTGGTGACTATCCTAACCAAGCGATGGAAACCATACACAGCCGAGGCACTCATCGCCCTAGGGGCGACACCTCTCAGTGACCAGGAGTCAAGGGAGATTGATAGGGTGGCCGTGACGCACTTCTGA
- a CDS encoding AB hydrolase-1 domain-containing protein — protein sequence MLKIQPTFAALQLSRLTLAASLPAASCKMSTADGAVRPPRAADAPEEFKHQPELKPSSAFLFPLGYKDAAYQWWTSLAPQAVERNLLKLMPHLKEANDSITNIDTPDRPDPYGTRVWRRTMVHLSGKNRALNEVTVERVGEETEDALVMIHGYGAGLGFFYKNFEPLSRMRGLKLYALDMLGMGNSTRPPFKIHAKKKEDQVLEAESWFIDALEEWRKARKLEQFTLLGHSLGGYLAVSYAIKYPGRLKKLILASPVGVPEDPYAVNASMPDPNSSSLANEFTEDQQSTTDHAGTLSKHKPASNVLRRPLPGWFVWLWDQNISPFSIVRMSGPLGPRFVSGWSYRRFNHLPQLESQALHDYSFSIFKQKGSGEYALAYILAPGAYARRPVINRIQEVGRQLIPQPDGAPPKRETGLPIVFMYGENDWMDVAGGLAAQEKLNDRRLKALLHGTEEEKRNENGTTKVLLIPKAGHHLYLDNPDEFNDMIRKELEETRADERRKRGL from the exons ATGCTCAAGATTCAACCGACTTTCGCGGCGTTGCAACTATCGCGTCTTACTCTCGCCGCTTCGCTACCCGCTGCCTCTTGCAAGATGTCTACCGCAGACGGTGCCGTGCGACCCCCCCGGGCCGCTGATGCTCCTGAGGAATTTAAACATCAGCCTGAACTCaagccttcttctgcttTTCTGTTCCCTCTTGGTTACAAGGACGCTGCCTACCAATGG TGGACGAGTCTTGCCCCTCAGGCTGTTGAGCGCAACCTTTTGAAGCTCATGCCTCACCTAAAGGAGGCTAATGACAGCATCACAAATATCGATACCCCCGACCGCCCCGATCCGTATGGCACCCGAGTATGGAGACGGACAATGGTCCACCTGTCGGGCAAAAATCGCGCCCTCAACGAAGTCACGGTCGAGCGGGTCGGGGAGGAGACGGAAGATGCTCTTGTCATGATCCACGGATATGGCGCCGGTCTCGGCTTCTTCTACAAGAACTTCGAGCCCCTTTCGCGCATGAGGGGACTGAAGCTGTATGCGCTGGACATGCTCGGCATGGGTAACTCAACTCGCCCACCATTCAAGATTcacgccaagaagaaggaggaccAGGTTCTTGAAGCTGAGAGCTGGTTTATCGATGCTTTGGAAGAATGGCGAAAGGCCAGGAAGCTGGAGCAGTTCACCCTGCTAGGTCATTCTCTAGGCGGCTATCTTGCTGTTTCCTACGCCATCAAGTATCCTGGGCGCCTCAAGAAGCTTATTCTGGCCTCGCCGGTCGGTGTGCCTGAGGATCCTTACGCTGTCAACGCCTCCATGCCTGATCCCAACTCTTCCTCGCTGGCGAACGAATTTACCGAGGACCAGCAGAGTACCACAGATCATGCCGGTACGCTCTCCAAGCACAAGCCTGCCTCCAATGTTTTGAGACGCCCTCTGCCTGGCTGGTTCGTCTGGCTTTGGGACCAGAACATTTCGCCCTTCAGCATTGTTCGCATGAGCGGCCCTCTTGGCCCCCGATTTGTCTCGGGCTGGAGTTATCGGAGATTCAACCACCTCCCGCAGCTCGAGTCCCAGGCTCTCCACGACTATTCATTCTCTATCTTTAAGCAAAAGGGCAGCGGCGAGTACGCGCTGGCATACATCCTCGCCCCTGGCGCATACGCTCGTCGTCCGGTTATCAACCGTATCCAAGAAGTTGGCCGACAACTGATTCCCCAACCCGACGGTGCCCCGCCAAAGAGGGAAACAGGTCTCCCCATCGTTTTCATGTACGGTGAAAATGACTGGATGGATGTGGCTGGCGGCCTAGCAGCACAGGAAAAGCTCAATGACAGAAGACTCAAGGCACTACTCCACGGAacagaagaggagaagcgcAATGAGAACGGCACAACAAAGGTCCTCCTGATTCCCAAGGCTGGCCACCACCTGTACCTGGATAACCCAGATGAGTTTAACGACATGATACGCAAGGAGCTTGAAGAGACGAGGGCAGATGAGCGACGAAAACGCGGACTATAG
- a CDS encoding RING-type domain-containing protein, whose product MSSDEAHESTPASPREEDQINEWYWPVLRKILEKDPSGTDRLNLECMICDLPMSVKVDKNGGNKNESVHRALILPCGHQVGTKCMHEFNVYRRQNGLHFTCPLHCEPLHHPECGCFLFCWHMPDKVEDFDAKPFCRAEEEDSINFGRLDVSCQICFESTTVGGRPYSSLGSQRDHRASILACGHIFGDNCIAKYLRECEKEDGSDPNCPTCRANLQHAECCHACLGVPVPNCPTQLSTVLPTLSEGGKIAEVCCMCELAEVVECLIHEIILTTPAPADHFICAIAHLPGEKFWVKPFESGIPQGSEAEWEIQMSEALQELLNESERRLRQKHLHAWSTGNLAGLKLELHFYTDEGA is encoded by the exons ATGTCTTCAGATGAGGCTCACGAGAGCACCCCTGCGTCTCCCAGGGAGGAGGACCAGATCAATGAGTGGTACTGGCCGGTTCTTCGGAAAATTCTTGAAAAGGATCCCTCAGGGACGGATCGGTTGAACCTAGAATGCATGATCTGCGATTTGCCCATGTCAGTCAAGGTCGACAAAAATGGTGGAAACAAAAATGAATCTGTCCATAGAGCATTGATTCTTCCCTGTGGCCACCAAGTTGGCACCAAATGCATGCACGAGTTCAATGTGTACCGTCGGCAAAATGGCCTTCATTTCACCTGCCCTCTCCATTGCGAGCCGCTCCATCACCCAGAGTGCGGATGCTTCCTCTTTTGCTGGCACATGCCCGACAAGGTGGAAGATTTTGACGCCAAACCGTTCTGCAGGGCCGAAG AAGAAGACAGTATCAACTTTGGTAGGCTCGATGTATCGTGCCAGATCTGCTTCGAGTCGACAACAGTTGGCGGGCGGCCATATAGTAGTCTCGGCTCCCAGCGGGACCACAGGGCATCTATCTTGGCCTGTGGACACATCTTTGGGGACAATTGCATTGCCAAGTACCTCAGGGAGTgtgagaaggaggatggGAGCGATCCCAATTGTCCTACGTGCCGAGCCAATCTCCAGCACGCGGAATGTTGCCATGCCTGCTTGGGCGTCCCCGTGCCCAATTGCCCAACCCAGTTATCTACTGTTCTGCCTACCCTCTCAGAAGGCGGCAAGATTGCAGAGGTTTGCTGTATGTGCGAGCTGGCCGAGGTTGTCGAATGTCTGATCCACGAGATCATATTGACTACTCCAGCGCCTGCCGATCATTTCATCTGCGCCATTGCACACTTGCCGGGAGAGAAATTTTGGGTGAAGCCCTTTGAGAGTGGAATCCCCCAAGGATCTGAAGCTGAGTGGGAGATCCAAATGTCTGAGGCGCTCCAGGAGTTGCTCAACGAGTCGGAGAGGCGGCTGAGGCAGAAGCATCTCCATGCATGGAGCACGGGTAACCTCGCAGGATTGAAGTTGGAGCTTCACTTCTATACGGATGAGGGAGCATGA
- a CDS encoding SLATT-fungal domain-containing protein — MSDHSSSSRNGGPPALPPLPLGSSRQPPASNEQGNGRAYLKTSREQDQIQVPRHRFLTSNEWTVLARGVGAIRDTEENALVVPTSWWWPAKGFPPGLYADVIRRRSVSFYFFHLASIVRWGLLVVQLVLGASLTALGAFSFVNGTSITVLGAANTIIAGLLALLHNSGLPDRYRYDMAEFEEVEDHIKEILTTRLVRADLTLDQVLAQCYDLFHDAKTTVEANMPATYTPSHVTPVRRGSVSSVTPGTVTPPKPTRASSEDDQSPATRPGK; from the coding sequence ATGTCAGATCATTCTAGTTCCAGCAGAAACGGCGGCCCGCCAGCACTCCCGCCCCTCCCTCTTGGCTCTTCCCGCCAGCCTCCTGCATCTAACGAACAAGGCAATGGGCGTGCCTACTTGAAGACATCCCGCGAGCAAGACCAGATTCAGGTTCCTCGTCACAGATTCCTTACATCGAATGAGTGGACTGTTCTCGCTCGTGGTGTTGGCGCCATTCGGGATACGGAAGAGAATGCACTCGTGGTCCCGACTAGCTGGTGGTGGCCAGCCAAGGGTTTCCCTCCAGGACTATACGCAGATGTCATTCGTCGGAGGTCTGTTTCTTTCTACTTCTTCCACCTCGCCAGCATCGTCCGCTGGGGCCTCTTGGTTGTGCAGCTTGTTCTCGGCGCCAGCCTCACTGCGCTTGGTGCCTTTAGTTTCGTCAACGGTACATCTATCACTGTTCTTGGCGCAGCAAACACCATAATTGCAGGGCTTCTGGCTCTCTTGCACAATAGCGGACTTCCGGATCGATACCGTTACGACATGGCCGAGTTTGAAGAGGTGGAGGACCACATCAAAGAGATTCTCACGACAAGATTAGTGCGCGCTGATCTGACGCTTGATCAAGTACTTGCACAGTGCTACGACCTCTTCCACGACGCAAAGACAACCGTCGAGGCCAATATGCCGGCGACGTACACTCCAAGCCATGTCACTCCAGTCAGAAGAGGTAGCGTCTCATCGGTGACACCTGGGACGGTCACACCACCAAAGCCGACTAGAGCTAGCTCTGAAGACGACCAAAGTCCGGCGACGCGACCTGGTAAATGA
- a CDS encoding TRNA (guanine(26)-N(2))-dimethyltransferase, whose product MADNKVDTEVVSLDGKEYRTVTEGKATILVPQGAKIGEDRGEVQQVFYNPIQQYNRDLSVLAIKTYGEMSIEKRKGQFESRMNKQGKKRKRDDDEQKPTESTSNPPLKDAQATEEGPKAEEAENSQQPKPYKAQFRILDALSASGLRALRYAHELPFVTSVKANDLSDSAAETIKMNVKHNGLEGKISVTQGDALGLMYRGIADDLSNRDRTGNPGRANKFDVIDLDPYGTAAPFFDAAVQSVRDDGGLLCITCTDSAVWAGHSYCEKTFALYGGIPIKGLHSHEAGLRLVLNAVATSAARYGLSIEPLLSLSIDFYTKFFIKVTKSPQAVKFLAAKTMLVYSCDQGCGAWETQPMMKSKPAPNKKGTGAFYKHSMVQGPTADQHCQHCGTRMHINGPMYGGHIHSQEFIQKLLDQIPGADRSVYGTMPRLEGMLRTALEEYLPGPEVKEPVDPKDAQLATRDLYPFFVIPSRLANVVSCSTPSEDMFRGALIHLGYRTARSHCRPGSIKTDAPWSTIWWVMTEWIRQKSPIKEANIKKNSAAWKILSDAGIVGQDKAETETETAENGSEMEGVEQSAPSSAVADTKPADATATNGKDEGVPSEMELRKSLVFDENLARLARRRGEQKYVRYQMNPRENWGPLSKASSR is encoded by the coding sequence ATGGCGGATAACAAAGTCGACACAGAGGTCGTAAGCCTCGATGGCAAGGAGTACAGAACCGTAACGGAGGGAAAGGCGACCATCCTCGTTCCCCAGGGCGCCAAGATTGGTGAGGATCGCGGCGAGGTGCAGCAGGTCTTTTACAACCCGATCCAGCAGTACAACCGTGATCTGTCGGTTCTCGCGATCAAGACCTATGGAGAGATGTCCattgagaagagaaaggggCAGTTTGAGTCGAGGATGAACAAGCAGGGCAAGAAGCGAAAgcgcgacgatgacgagcaaAAGCCTACCGAGTCCACCTCGAACCCCCCACTTAAGGATGCGCAAGCGACCGAGGAGGGTCCCAAGGCTGAGGAAGCCGAGAACTCTCAACAGCCAAAGCCATACAAGGCCCAATTCCGAATTCTCGACGCGCTGTCGGCTTCAGGACTGCGCGCGCTCCGATATGCCCACGAGCTACCATTTGTGACCTCTGTAAAGGCCAACGACTTGTCTGACTCGGCCGCAGAGACGATCAAGATGAATGTCAAGCACAATGGACTCGAGGGCAAGATTTCCGTCACACAAGGTGATGCTCTTGGTCTCATGTATCGGGGGATTGCCGACGACCTATCCAATAGAGACAGGACTGGCAACCCCGGCAGAGCCAACAAGTTCGACGTTATCGATCTCGACCCTTATGGCACCGCTGCGCCTTTCTTTGATGCCGCTGTGCAGTCAGTGAGAGATGACGGGGGTCTTCTTTGCATTACTTGCACGGATAGCGCAGTGTGGGCAGGACACAGTTACTGTGAGAAGACGTTTGCTTTGTATGGAGGCATCCCGATCAAGGGATTGCACTCGCATGAAGCTGGTCTGCGACTCGTTCTGAACGCGGTTGCCACCTCGGCAGCTCGGTACGGCCTTTCGATCgagcctctcctctccctctccatcgACTTCTATACCAAGTTCTTCATCAAGGTGACAAAGTCTCCGCAAGCCGTCAAGTTCCTGGCAGCGAAGACCATGCTGGTCTACAGCTGTGACCAAGGCTGCGGCGCTTGGGAGACTCAGCCTATGATGAAAAGCAAGCCTGCGCCCAACAAGAAGGGCACTGGCGCATTTTACAAGCATAGCATGGTACAGGGACCAACCGCAGATCAACACTGCCAACACTGCGGTACCAGAATGCATATCAACGGTCCCATGTACGGTGGACACATTCACTCCCAGGAGTTTATCCAAAAACTACTTGACCAGATTCCTGGCGCCGACCGCTCCGTGTATGGTACGATGCCGAGACTCGAGGGCATGCTCCGAACGGCGCTTGAAGAATATCTACCCGGCCCCGAAGTCAAGGAGCCCGTGGACCCCAAGGACGCTCAGCTTGCCACACGCGACCTGTATCCTTTCTTTGTCATCCCAAGTCGCTTGGCTAATGTGGTCAGCTGCTCGACCCCGAGCGAGGACATGTTCCGAGGCGCACTGATTCACCTAGGATATCGTACTGCACGGAGTCACTGCCGACCAGGTAGCATCAAGACAGATGCTCCATGGTCGACCATCTGGTGGGTCATGACCGAGTGGATCCGGCAAAAGTCGCCCATCAAGGAAGCCAATATCAAGAAGAATTCGGCCGCCTGGAAGATACTGAGTGATGCTGGGATTGTTGGGCaggacaaggccgagacTGAGACTGAGACTGCAGAGAACGGATCGGAAATGGAAGGCGTGGAACAGTCGGCTCCATCTTCAGCAGTCGCCGACACAAAGCCTGCGGATGCGACGGCGACAAACGGGAAAGATGAAGGTGTCCCAAGCGAGATGGAGTTGCGCAAGTCTCTCGTCTTTGATGAGAACCTGGCTCGTCTTGCGCGCAGGCGAGGAGAGCAGAAGTATGTGCGATATCAGATGAACCCACGAGAAAACTGGGGTCCTCTGAGCAAGGCAAGCAGCCGGTGA
- a CDS encoding DAGKc domain-containing protein: MGSKQPSTDLSNEIVIVDNVSIVGDNLTWTRAEVSEQAPRHELLFVFMAGKLGTGLDFLLCFLKQDLENKEHPFQLSVLRTTQIPSELLDLMVTGLPPHLQHGVTSKSGITNHVDIIVSTKSGTGLALTVWQDVLQPLWDLVARHRVRTDGLTVDSSKSHYRVTVTESPETVREFSRQLWVPDGGRSSGRTVVLLSGDGGVVDLLNGSDGDEPPEVPPLIALLPLGTGNALFHSTHKPLYSDPGPTPLVYGLRTLFRGVAHDLPVFRASFSPGSRIVTFADKSAKSPSTAADPAQLQKQETSVSHLQGAIVASYGFHASIVYESDTPEHRVHGDKRFGMVAQELLRESHAYAAEVSIRRRGSTAFEVIPRDKHAYVLTALVSNLERKFTISPATRPLDSRLRLVHFGPIGGERTMNVMLKAYEEGSHVDMKWDDGERVGYDEVDEVRITVLEDDERWRKVCIDGTIVEIPKGGQMSVKMLDHIIVRILADTHLWEGQRSSEL, translated from the coding sequence ATGGGCTCCAAACAACCATCCACTGATCTCTCGAATGAGATTGTAATCGTCGACAATGTCTCGATCGTCGGTGACAATCTGACATGGACTCGGGCCGAAGTTTCCGAGCAGGCTCCTCGCCATGAGCTCTTGTTTGTCTTCATGGCAGGCAAACTCGGCACCGGACTCGACTTTCTGCTCTGTTTTCTCAAACAAGATCTCGAAAACAAGGAACACCCTTTTCAACTCTCGGTCCTGAGGACCACGCAGATACCCTCCGAACTCCTCGACCTCATGGTCACTGGGCTGCctccccatctccaacatggGGTCACCAGCAAGTCTGGAATCACAAACCATGTCGACATTATCGTTTCTACAAAGTCCGGCACGGGGCTGGCCCTGACGGTCTGGCAGGACGTACTGCAGCCCCTGTGGGACTTGGTTGCTAGGCACAGGGTGCGCACCGATGGTTTGACGGTCGATTCATCCAAGTCACACTACAGGGTCACCGTCACAGAGAGCCCAGAGACTGTTCGGGAATTCTCACGGCAACTGTGGGTTCCTGATGGTGGACGATCTAGTGGGAGGACCGTCGTGCTTCTCAGCGGTGACGGCGGTGTCGTGGACCTCCTGAATGGCTCTGATGGAGATGAACCGCCTGAAGTTCCTCCTTTGATTGCCTTGCTGCCTCTAGGGACGGGGAATGCCCTTTTCCATTCGACTCACAAGCCTCTTTACTCTGACCCAGGCCCAACACCACTCGTCTATGGTCTACGAACTCTCTTCCGAGGAGTGGCCCATGACCTCCCCGTCTTCCGGGCATCCTTCTCGCCTGGATCCCGCATCGTCACATTCGCCGACAAATCCGCCAAATCACCCTCTACCGCCGCCGACCCAGCCCAGTTGCAGAAGCAAGAGACATCAGTGTCGCACCTCCAGGGGGCCATCGTCGCCAGCTACGGTTTCCACGCGAGCATCGTCTATGAGAGCGATACCCCTGAGCACCGCGTCCACGGGGACAAGCGCTTCGGCATGGTCGCTCAGGAGCTCCTGCGCGAGTCTCACGCGTACGCCGCAGAGGTGTCTATCCGCCGTCGTGGTTCCACCGCCTTTGAGGTCATCCCCCGCGACAAGCACGCCTACGTTCTGACGGCCCTCGTGTCGAACCTCGAGCGCAAGTTCACAATCTCCCCCGCAACTCGGCCCCTGGATTCGCGGCTCAGGCTTGTCCACTTTGGTCCCATCGGCGGTGAGCGCACCATGAATGTCATGCTGAAGGCGTATGAGGAGGGAAGCCACGTTGACATGAAGTGGGATGATGGCGAGCGTGTTGGCTATGATGAAGTGGACGAGGTCAGAATTACTGTtcttgaagatgacgagaggTGGCGAAAGGTTTGCATCGATGGTACCATTGTGGAAATTCCCAAGGGCGGGCAGATGAGTGTCAAGATGCTGGATCACATCATTGTCAGAATCTTGGCCGACACTCATCTCTGGGAGGGGCAAAGATCCTCGGAACTATGA